The DNA region AGCCCAGGAGCAGCCGCCTGAGGGCTATGCCGAGGAGGTGCTGACGAGGGTCCAGCTGCGACAGCGAGAAGATCTCTTGCAGCGAAGTGCTCGCGGGCTGCTTTGGGAGCGCGTTGGAACCTTTCTGGACAGCCTGGGTCGACGCCGGGTGGTCTACGCCCTGGCTTTGCTCTATCTGGCGGTGGTGGTGGGTCTCTGGACCGGGCTGACTCGCTTCCCAGTCAGCGCCCCAGGTGCCGGAGCCCAACCGGTCCACTTGGAAACCGTGACCCCGCCCACGCCTCCGGCCGAAGAGGAGGGAGTCCCTGGAACCAAGGAACTATGAGGCTGCCTTCTCCAAGGCAGGCTGCCGTTCTGCCAGGGGTTACGGCAGCTTGGCCTCAGGGAGCCACTTCTTCGAGCGCGCCCAGGGCTTGGAGGCGTTTCTCGGCTTCTTCTTGCGAGAGCCGGAGCAGCTGCATGGCGGGAATGGCGGGGTTCTCCTCGCGGGGCTGGAGAAGGATTTTGTCATCGGCGAGGAAGGTGACGGTGGCTTCTTCCGGTCCGTCTGCTTGGCTCTCCATGAGGATGTCGAGCTCCTTCAACTCGGGCCGCGAGGCCTTGACCGAGTAGTCGCCCCCATCGAAGCCGTCCGGGGTGTAAGCCCCTCCGGTTCCGTCTTCAGCGAACTGCATGACGATTTGATTGAGCATGGGAGCGATCTGCTGCGCGAGTTGCTCCTCGGTCACTTGGCCGGCCGCGAGCGCTTCGGCGGCTTGCTCCTTGATCATTTCCAGAAAGAAGTCGCCATCGAGGCCCCAGTAGCCAACGAGCTTTTTCTCGAGGTCTTCTGCGTGGAGGGCCTGCGGGAGGGTGAGGGCGAAGAGGAAAAGAAGGGTAGATTTCATCAATTTCATAAGGAAGAGACGTCGTGGAGTGGCTCAAGAGGGATGGTGGGGTGAGTTAGAGAACAGGTCAAAGCCTTGCTGAGGGAAAATGAGCTGGTGGGGGGGTGGCCTAGGCTTGTTCCCACTGGATGAATTGGTTCTCTTCAATGACTTCGACGCCCAGTTTGGCGGCTTTGTCTCGTTTGGAGCCCCCTCCTTCTCCGGCCAGCAAGTAGTCGGTGTTTTTGCTGACGCTGCCGGTGACCTTGCCCCCCGCGGCCTCGATGCGAGACACGAAGACTTCGCGGCTTTGGGAGAGCGCGCCCGTCAGGACGAAGGTCTTCCCGGCCAGGGGAGAGGAGGGTGAAGCGGCCGTGGAAGGGGGGGTGGGGGCGAAGTTTTCGGAAGGCGGGGTGATCCCGAGCTCGGCCAGAGTTTGCCGAACTGCTTGGCCGGGTTCGGAAGCAAAGAAGTCGAGCACGCTGCCAGCCGCGACCGGTCCCAATTCGGGCTGGATGTGGAAAGGTTCGATGCGGGCTGTCCGGATTTCGATTTCGTTTTTGAGGGAGTCGTGTTGCTGTTTGCGACTTTCCTTTTCTGGCTCGTCTCGGGGGGGGCGCTCTTTGTTGCGGGGCGAGATGAGTTTGCGCTCCTCCTCGAGGTCGGCGATTTCGACGAGGGTTCGGAGGGTAAGGCTTTCGGCGATGGCTTCGAGGGAGGGGTGCAGCCGGGCCAGTTCCTTGGCGGTGGCTTCGCCGACTTGGTGGATGCCCATGGCGAAGAGCCAGCGGTGGAGCGGTAGCTCATCGATGGCTCGTTGCAGGCTGCGGCGAATGAGCTGGGCTTTTTTCTCGCCTAAACGACGCGGCTTGGACTGCTTGCCTCCTTGGAGACGGGCCGGTTCCAGTTCGAGGTTGGCCAAGTCTTCTTCGGTCAAGTGAAAGAGGTCGAGAGGGGACTTGGTGAGACCGCTTTCGACTAGTTTTTCCGCGACCGACTCGCCGATGCCTTCGATATCGAGCGCTTTGCGGGAAGCAAACTGGCGGATGCGACTGACGGCCTGGGCCGGGCAGGTGAAACTGGTGCAACGGTGAATGACGATGGTGTGGTCGAGCCCATCCCGCTTCACGTGGTTCTCCTCCCGCTCGATCGGGCCGTGGCATTCGGGGCAGCGGTGCCCGACGTGGGCCGCTAAATCAAAGGGCCGGCTTTCCGCTGGCCGCTGTTGGCCGATCCATTTGAGGACTTCCGGAATGATTTCGCCGGATTTGTGGAGGAGCACGGTATCGCCAATCCGCAGGCCCCTTTCCCCTCCATCTGAGGGGAGAGATTGGATGAACGACTCATTGTGGAGCGTGGCCCGCGAGACGGTCGTGCCCGAGACGAGAACCGGTTCCAGATCTGCCACTGGGGTCAGCTTTCCGGTCCGACCTACCTGGATGAGGATTTGGTTCAATTTCGTTTCTTTTTGCTCCGGCTTGAACTTGTAGGCGGCGGCCCAGCGGGGGGCACGTGAGGTGGAGCCGAGTTCTTCGCGACGCTGGCGATCGAGAAGCTTCACGACCGCCCCATCGGTCCCGTAATCGAGGTCATGACGAAAGGCATCGAGCTGGCGCACGCAGGTCAGAAGGCTTTCGAGGGTTTCCGCCAGGAAGACGGGCTGATTGCGGGGGATGGCGAGAGAATCCAGCAGGGAGAAGAAGTCCTCTTCGGTGGCCAGGTCAGGGCCTTGGTAGGCACCCAGTCCGTGAGCTAAAAATTGGAGCGGGCGAGTGGCCACCATGCGGGGGTCGAGCTGCTTGAGGGTGCCAGCGGTGGCATTGCGCGGATTCTTGAAAAGCGGCTCTCCTTTTTCTTCTCGCCGGGCATTCATCTCGAGAAAGCCAGTCGAGGGCATGAAGATTTCGCCACGAATCTCGAGGAGTTCGGGCAGCTTCTCCGCGGAGAGCACGAGGGGAATGCTGCGAATGGTCCGCACGTTTTCCGTAATGAGATCCCCGGTGCTGCCGTCTCCTCGCGTGGCGGCGTAGGCGAGCTGGCCTTGGCGGTAGACGAGGGAGACGGCCACGCCGTCGATCTTGGGCTCGATGGAGACGCCGACTTTTTCCTCTTGGAGATTTTTCTGCAAGCGCCGGTAGAACTCGACTAGCTCCTGCTCGGCGCAGTCGGCCCCGCGAGCTTGCTGTTCCTCGGCATCGAGCTCGAAGACGTCGTCGATGCTTAGCATCGGGAGCAGGTGAGCGATGGAGTCAAACCCCTCGAGGGGCGCTCCGCCGACTCGTTGGGTGGGGGAGTTCGGGCTGGCCAGCCCGGGAAAGTCTTTCTCCAGACCTTCGAGTTCGCGGAAAAGTTGGTCGTATTGACTGTCAGTGATTTCCTCCGCGGCCTGCTGGTAGTAGAGACGGTTGTGGTGCTCCAGCTCCTGAGAGAGCTGCTGGATGCGGGCTTGCGCTTCGTCTTCAGTCACCAGTCTTCCAACTGCGAAAGGGAGCGGAAATCAAGCGGCACGCTGAACCACCCGCTGAAAAAGCGGCCAGAGGAAGCGGCCCAAAAATCCCCCGGCCAAGGCGCCCAAGACGTCGGCCACCCAGTCGCCTACATCCTGGCCACTTCGTCCCGGGGTGAAGCTTTGGTGCCATTCATCGAGCCACCCCACCGCGGCTCCCAGAAGCGCGCAGAGAAAGAGAGCCCGGGACCGGCTCACCGGATAGCCCCCGGCCGCCAGCGCCAAGAGCAAGCCCGTCCCCCCTCCGGCGAAGTAGAGAAAGTGGGCGATTTTGTCGGAGAAGGGGAGCTCCGGTCCCTCTGTTTGAGGGAGCGGGGCGGAGGACAGGAGGTAAAGAAGGACGGCCCAGGCCAGGAGGGCACCGACCCATAAGCGGGTCGTCAGAAGCAGACCGAGAAGGCGAAGGCGGGGAGTCAATTTCCGAACTTGTTGGCTTCGTCTTCCAGGCGCTCGCTCAACCACTGCTTCATCATGCTCTGGTAATTGAGGAAGCGGGAGCGGGCGATCCGCTTGATGCGGGCCAGGAGCCGCGGATCGAAGCGGAGGGTGATGGTGGTGGACTCCCGATTGTCCGCTTTGTGGAGGGCGGCGTTCATGAGCCGTGAGTCCAGGCCATGCCCTTCCCAGAAGGTGACTTCGGCTTCTTCGTTCTCAAAGGTGGGCACTTCGTCCCACTGGGCGATGGTGTGAAGTTCGGTCGACATCAGAGGAGAGATTCGGCGTTTTTGCGTTGGTAGAAGGCGAGTTCGTCCGGGGTCATCTCCCTGGCCACCAGCACCCGGTAGCGTTTTCCATTGGTCCAGAAGAGGCTAAAGATGGCGCGGTTTTCGAGGCTCTTGCCGAGGTTGAAATAGCGGGCTTCTTTTTGGCCGTAGTCGCTATCCGGGAGAAACTTGAGAGAAAAGGGATCTTCGAAGGATTCTTCGACCTCTTTGGTGGGCAAGTCTTTCTCGGTGAATTGATTCCAATCGAACTCCATGAACGCAGAAGGGGGCGGGTCGCGCGGGCGATTTCGGGCGATTTGTTTCGGAAAGGCAAAGGATTCCCCGCGATCCCGAGACGGGCAAGGGAAAAGGCCATTGCAATCCCTTGCCAGCCAACGCATGGGGAGCCCATGCCGCTGCGCCTCTATGACACCCGCTCGCGAGCGCTGCGGGAACTGAAGCCGATCGCTGAGACCTTTCGCTTCTACTGCTGCGGTCCCACGGTCTATGGGCCGGCCCACATCGGCAATTTCCGGACGTTCGTCGTCCAGGATGTGCTTCGTCGAGTGCTCGAGCTTTCCGGCACCCCGACCCAGCATGTGCGCAACATCACCGACGTGGATGACAAAACCATTCGCGATTCCCAACGAGCCGGCCAACCGCTGGGTGAGTTCACGGCGCACTGGCTGGAGCGATTTCGCGCCGACAGCCAGGCCCTTGGTCTCCTCCCTCCGCACGAGGAGCCGAGCGCGGTGGCTCATCTGCCACAGCAGATCGCCATGATTGAGCGCTTGGTGGCCAAGGGGCATGCCTACCAAGGCGCGGATGGATCGGTCTACTTCCGAGTGGGGAGCTTTCCCGGCTACGGTGGCCTTTCCCGGCTCGACCAGCGGGAGCTCCGTCTGGGAGCCACGGCCACCGACTCGGACGAGTATGAAAAAGACGCTTTAGCTGACTTCGCCCTCTGGAAAGCTCGCAAGCCTGAGGATGGGGAAAACTTTTGGTCCAGCCCGTGGGGGGAAGGCCGCCCCGGCTGGCATCTGGAGTGCAGTGCCATGTGCGAGGAATATTTTGGCGAGGAATTCGACCTCCATTCCGGCGGCATCGACCTCGTTTTCCCGCACCACGAGAATGAAATCGCCCAGAGTTGCTGTGCCAACGGCGGGGCCTTTGCCCATCACTGGCATCACGTGACCCACCTCCTGGTGGACGGCGGGAAGATGAGCAAGAGCTTGGGGAATCTCTACACGGTGGAGGATCTGGCCAAGGAAGGGTTTCCGCCGGAACTCGTCCGCTACGTGCTGGCCAGCGGCTACTATCGTCGACCGCTCAACTTCACTTTCGAGTCCCTGGAAGCAGCCCGAAGCTCTCTCCATCGCTTGGAAGCGCTGGAACGAGAACTGGCCGAGAGAGTGGGTCCCGGGACCCCTCCCAGCCTGGCGGAGGGGATCGGCCTCCGGCACGGAGGCGTTTTCCAGCCGGCCTGGGAAGGGTTGCTGGACGATCTCAATGCGCCTTTGGCCCTGGGCAAAGTGTTCGGGGGAGCGAAGCAGGCTTTGGCGGCCGAGGATGCGGAAGTCCAGTGGCGCGGACTCTGGCGAATTCTGCGAGCCCTCGGACTGGCCTTCCCTGAAAAGGCCGAGGCGGAAGCGCCCGCGGAGGTCCGGGATTTGGCCCAAAAGCGCTGGGAAGCCAAGCAAGCCAAGGATTGGGGGGTAGCGGATGCCCTGCGAGAACAAGTGACGGCCCAGGGTTGGATCATCAAGGACACGCGGGACGGCTTTGAACTGGTGGCGAAGGAAAGCCAGTCCTTGAATCCGGCAAGATCAGATCAAGGATGAGTTCATGGTGATGGAATTTTTTTGGTTTCTTCTGGTGGGCTTGGTCGCCGGGATGGTGGCCTCGAAAGTCATGCGCGGAAAGCGCTTGGGCCTTCTCAAGTCTCTCGTCCTCGGAATGATCGGAGCGGTCTTGGGTGGCTTTCTCTTCCGACTCTTGGGACTGGGCCCCACCAATCTGATCGGAGAATTGGTGGCAGCCTGCGCCGGGGCGGTCCTGTTTCTCTGGCTTTTGCGGAAGTTTTGACTTCCTCCCACCTTGCGCCCCCGGCCCGCCCGTAAGATAGGGCAAGATGGACCTACCCATTCGCCCTCGCCGGAATCGGAAGTCGGCTTCCATCCGCTCGTTGGTCGGCGAGACCCGTCTCTCGGCGGGGGATTTGGTCTGGCCGGTTTTCTTGCACGATGGGCGGGAAGACCGGGCCATCGCTTCCATGCCGGGCCAGACGCGCTGGAGTGTCCCGGGACTCCTGGAGGAGTTGGAGTCCGCGGTGGCTCTGGGGATTCCGGCGGTCATTCTTTTCCCAGCGATCGCCGAGGAATTCAAGACACCCGGGGCGGAGGAAGCCTGGAACGAGAAAGGCTTGGTGCCGCGCGCCATCACCCAGATCAAAGAGCGGTTCCCGGACTTGACCGTCATGACGGACGTGGCGCTCGATCCCTACAATGCCGATGGCCACGACGGCTTGGTGGCGCGCGCAGGAGGGCGGATTGAGATTCAGAATGATGAAACGGTCGAGGCGCTTTGCGCCCAGGCCTTGACCCAGGCCCGGGCTGGGGCGGACGTGGTGGCGCCGAGTGATATGATGGACGGACGGGTGGGAGAGATCCGGGCGGAGTTGGATGCAGAAGGCTTTGAGCAGGTTTCGATTTTGGCTTACACCGCGAAGTATGCTTCCGCCTTCTACGGGCCTTTCCGAGGGGCCCTCGAGAGCGCTCCCAAGGCGGGCGACAAGAAGACCTACCAGATGGACCCGGCCAATGTGCGGGAGGCCTTGCGGGAGGCGGAGTTGGATGAAGAGGAGGGGGCGGATCTGCTGATGGTGAAACCGGCCGGAAGTTACCTGGATGTCATTGCCGCGCTGCGAGAACGCAGCTCGCTCCCGATTGCAGCCTACCAAGTGAGTGGCGAGTATCTCATGCTGAAGTCGGCCTCGGCCGGCGGATGGCTGGATGAGAAGGCGGCCGTTCTAGAGTCGCTTTTGGGGATCAAGCGGGCGGGGGCTGATTTTATTCTAACGTATTTCGCGAAGCAGGCCGCTCAGTGGCTGCAAGCCCCATGAAGCCCGAAGACATTCAAGCCGTCGGCCAGGAGATGGCCATTCGCTGGAGCGATGGAGAGGAAACCTATTTGCCGATGGAGAAGCTGCGGGCGGCCTCGCCCAGTGCCGAGATGAAGGGGGAGCGTGACCTTTTGGGAAATCGCATCGGCGGCTCGGCCCAGACGGATTTCCCCGGGGTCAAGGTCAAGCGCTGGGAGATCGTGGGGGGCTATGCCTTGCTGTTTTTCTTTAGCGATGGTCACGATACCGGCATTTACCCGTTTGAGTATCTCAGGCGGCTGGGGAGGGAGTGGGCATGACACCTCTCGTGCTCTTGACGGGCTTTCTCGGCTCGGGAAAAACCACTCTCTTGCGAGCCATCTTGCCGCTCTTGCGGGAGCGCGGGGTCGAGCCCCATGTCATTCTCAATGACTACCAAAATGCGGAGGTGGACGCGGCCTCGCTCGCTGGCCTGGTGGAGGAAATCCAGCCCATCAGCGGGAGCTGTGTCTGCTGCGGCTCCAAGGAGGAACTTTTGGAGGCCGTGGCGGCGGTGCCCGAAGCGGAACGGGCTGTTCTTTTGATCGAGGCCAATGGCACCACGGATACCCCGGAACTCATCGAAATTTTGACGCTCGATCGCCGGACGGAGCGCTTCACCCTGCCGCTGCAAGTGGGCCTGGTCGACGCCAGCCGCTGGCAAAAACGCTTCTGGCACAATGGCCTGGAAGCCGAGCAAGTGCGAACGGCCACTCACCTGCAGGTAACTCGCTGGGAAGGTCTTTGTGAGAAGCGACGCGCCAAGGTCGAGGAGTCACTGGCCCAGACGAACGCGGTCGCTTCCCGAATCAATGCAGCCACTTTGGCCGACGAATTGAAGGCCTTGGCAGCCGAGGTCTCGCCCCTTCCTCCGCGGGCCCATGGTCGCGCGGGATGCGAGCCGTCCTCTTCGGGGCACTCTTCGCACTCCCACTCTCACTCCCACCATGCTCACCAAGCGGGCCATCACCACTTCGCATCGCTCGAGTTGTCGGTGAAGTCGCCCGTCGACGAAATCGCGCTGACACGTTTCGTGCAAGAGCTGCCGGACGAGGTCCTTCGGGTCAAGGGAATGGTCCGTTTTTCGGACTCACCGAAACAGCCACAAATTCTCCAACGAGTGGAGGGAGAGAAGCAGGTGGACTGCTACCCGATCGACTTTGAACCGGCCATTGAGCCCACCTTGGTTCTCATCGGCCAAGGCTTGGATGAGGAGGCCATCCGGCGGGCGGGGGAAGCCGTCCTCAAGAAGAGCGAATGAGCGCCGCAAATGCGCTTGAATTCCCTCTTGCGCCGTAAGGGACTTGGTCTAAGAGTCCGCCCTTCCGCCATTTCCAACCAACCTGGGGGTCGTCTTTCCAAGAGGATTCCGATGTCGGCGGGCCCCCAACCCACTGGTCGTTCTGTTTCAAGGCGGCCCTCTGAAAAACCTACATGAGCACCGAATTACTGAACGAACTCGTCGAAGCCGGGGTCCACTACGGGCACCAAAGCCGCAAGTGGAATCCGAGGATGAAGCCCTATCTTCTGGAAGCTCGCAGCGGAGTCCATCTCATCAATTTGAATGAGACCATCGTGTGTCTCGACAAGGCGTCCAAATTCCTCTCGGACCTGGCCGCCAACGGCAAGCGCATCCTCTTCGTGGGCTGCAAGCGGCAAGCCCAAGATGCCATCCGAGGAGCGGCCGAGACCTGCCAGCAATTCTACGTCAATCACCGGTGGCTGGGCGGCACCCTCACCAATCTCACCACCATCCGCAACAGCGTGAAGCGCTTGAACTACCTCGAAGGGATCGAGAAGACGCCGGAATTCAAATCGATGTCCAAGAAAGAGTTGGCCTCGTTGGCCCGCGAGCGCGCCAAGCTTCTGCGAAATCTGGCCGGCATCCGGGAGATGGAAAAGCAGCCCGATGCCATGGTGGTGGTGGACTCCGCGCGCGAGACCATCGCCGTGGCGGAGGCTCGGCGACTGAACATTCCCATCGTGGCCATCGTGGACAGCAATGCCGACCCGGCGGTGGTGGACTACCCGGTGCCCGGCAATGACGACGCCATTCGCTCGATCCGCGTGATCCTCGACAAGTTGGTCGATCCAATCGCCGCCACCACCTCCGGCAAAGTCTAAGCGACCCTCCTCTTTCTCCTTCCCCTCCCTAGCAAGTGACTGGAGGCTGGCTTCGTCCCGACCTCCCTTTTTCCTCAACCTCGATTTCCCATGGCTATCACCGCATCTCTCGTAAAAGAACTCCGCGACAAGACCAATGCCGGCATGATGGACTGCAAGGCAGCCCTCCTCGAAACCAATGGCGACCTGGAGGCAGCCGCCGACTACCTCCGCAAGAAGGGCATCGCCAAGGCGGCCAAAAAGGCCGAACGGGAAGTCAAAGAAGGCGTCGTCAGCACTCTCATCACCGAGGACGGCCAAACCGGCGTGCTGGTGGAAGTGAACTGCGAGACCGACTTCGTGGCCAAGAACGAGAATTTCTTGTCCTTCGTGAGAGCGCTCACCGAGCACGTGGCTGGTGCGGAGCCGGTGGCCGAGGTAGCCGGTTTTCTAGCGCAGACGAGCACCTTTGGCGAAGGCACGGTCGAGGAGACCTTGAAGGCTAAGGTGGCAGAGATTGGTGAGAACTTGGTCGTCTCCCGCATGACCCGCTTCGATGTGGAGGGCACCGCCCGTCTCGGGACGTATATTCACCTCAACAACAAGGTCGGAGTCCTGGTCGAGGTCTGCGCCACCAAGGAGGAAAGCTTGACCCTCCCGGTCTTTGAAGAACTTCTCAAGGATCTCACCCTCCACATCGCCTTCTCTCGCCCGCCCTATCTCAAGCGGGAGGAAGTGGATGCGACCGAACTCGAGAAGGAAAAAGACGTCTACCGCGAGCAAATGAAGGACAAGCCCGCTCAGGTCATTGACAAAATCATCGAAGGCAAAATCGGCAAATTCTACTCGGAAATCTGCCTGCTCGAGACCCATTTCATCAAGGACAACGACCTCTCCATCCAGGACCTGCTCCAGAAGGTCGGCAAGGAGATTGGCGATACCTTGTCCATCGAGCGCTACGCCTGCTTCGCGGTCGGCGAAAAGTAATTCCTTTTTTCAAGAAGCTGAGAAAACCCGCTCTCGCCTATCCAGGTGGGCGGGTTTTTTCATGGAAACACCCGTCAGCTGCGTCACAGAATCGCCTTTCGGCTCAGAAATTCCGCAAAATTACTAAGTATTTGACTAAAAACCATAATATCAGTAATATTATGGCTAGCTTCTCTTCCATCTGCACCCGACCTGCCATGGCCATTCCTGAACCGACTCTCGGAAACGACCCCGATCTAACTCTCCTCCGCGGCTTGAACTCGGGGGCCTTCTTTGAGCTTTGTGAGAAATCGCTGCAATCGGCTGGCTACCAGGTCCAAAAGCTGGATTCGGGCAAAACCTGGCCCCCCAAGTGTTTCTTTGCCATCAAGAGTGAGGAAACCCAGGAGATGGCCGGAGTGGCCTGCCAGTGGGAGAGTGGTCGCAATGCCCAAGTGGGCGCCGAGTCTCTTCGTTCCTTCCTGACGATGCTCCAGTCCGCGGGGATCTCGCAAGCCATCTTCATGGCCAATCTGGATTACAATCCGTCCGCCCGACAACTGGCCCAGCAAGAAGGGGTCATGCTGATTGATTCCCAAATGATTTTGGAGGGCTTGCGCGAGCTGCCCGAGGAGGATTGGCGTCCCATTCTGGATCGGTCGAAAAGCGCCCCGGGCCTCCCGACAGCCGCTTCCGTGCTGCCTCAGAGTGCTGGCGCTCCGAGCGCAAACGCCAGCGCTCCCAGCCCTTCCCCCACGCCGCCCAGCACCCCTGCTCCGGCCGCCCCCGCCTCTCCTTTTACCAGCCCCGCCCCTCTCTCGCCCTCTCCGGTGGCCAGCGAAGGTTCGGCCGGGCCTCCTCTTTTCGCCGCGGTGGCGGAGGAAACCTCGGCGTCCAAGGTGGCTCCGGTGATGGGCAGTCAGCCAGAAAAGAAGGCCACGCCCTTGCCCAGTGCCCAGCTTCCCAAAAGCCTGCCCAAGCGTCAGGAACGCCCGTCCTCTCCCGCCCCCTTGCCGCCCATCCGAAAACCTTCTGGGAAAAAGAGCAAAGGCCTGATGCTGGTCTCTTCTCTTAGTTTGCTTCTGGCGGGAGCGGGCGCCGCTGGCTGGTATGGCTGGCAGGAAGGCGTAGTCCAGCCCTGGCTGGCTCAGGCTGAAGTCTGGGCCAATGATGCCTACTCCAAATTCTTGGCCGACGGCGGCAGCGATGGCCAAGCGCTCGGAACGGAGCCGATGCATTCCATGGCCCCCGGCAAGAGCGCCCTGGCCGAGCTGGATTTTGAAACACAGGAAGCGAGAGCCGACGCCGAGAAGCTCGTCCGGATCGCGGACGCGGCCCTGAAAGCGGACATCGATTTCGTGAGTCTGGGCGATGGCCATCCCGAGAGCATTGTTTCGGTTATGGAGCGCGGCCGCAAAGTGAGTGACGCCACCAGCCTCTTTAACGGGGTGACCTTCGCGGCCCCCTGGTTGCGGGAAATTGATACCGAGCTCCTCGTGCGCTTCTTGGAAGTGGAGCAGGGTCGGCTCGCTCTTCGGGAGACCTTGAGAGAAGGAGAGCTGCCAGCAGCACTTGAGCTCAGCGATGGGGAAGCCGTCGAAGCCAGGCAGGCAGACGAGCCGGAAGAGAGTCCGGCCGAGAAGCAGGAATTGCGGCTTCGCCGGGCCAAAGAAGACGCCCGCAGTCTCGCCTCCATGGTGGCAGCCGCTCGGGCGGCCGGTGTGGAATTTGAAAGTCTCGAGGCCCAGGGCGTGGATGGGATTTTGGAGAGCTTGCGCAGTGGCGTGATGGTGCAGGATCCCGAGAGCCCTTACCACGGCGTGGAGTTCGTCATGCCCGGTGGGCTGAGCGACGAGTCAGTCCTGGCGGCGGCCGCATTTCTTTCGATCGAGGATGGATCGGTCAAGTTTCGCGACTTGCCGACGGCCCGCTAATTCCAACCTCCAGAATTCACTGGTAGAATGGCCGAGTGGATTTCGGGCCAGACCAAGGCGCGACGAGGGCGCGGTGCAGGCACCGTATCCGAGGAGCAACGCTGGGCTGGCTCGAAAGACTCCGGCTCTTCCTTCCCCGCGCTTCAGCGCCTTTTCCCGCACCACCTTCTCTCTATTCTACCAGCCAATTCTGCAGCTTGGTATAAGCCGGCCTTTTTTTAGGAACGTCTTCGCAGAAGGTGATGGGCGAGGGCGCGGAGGGCAGCCGCTCGGCCATCGAAATGAGCCAGCGCTTCGGTGGCTTCCCGGGTCAGTCTTTCCGCTTCGTTTTGGGAGTTCTCCAGTCCGAGGACGGCGGGGTAGGTGGCTTTGTTGGCGGCCGAGTCCTTGCCAGCCGTTTTGCCGAGTTCCTCGGTCGATTGGGTCACATCGAGGATGTCGTCGATGACCTGAAAGGCCAGCCCCACGGTGGTGCCAAAGCGAGCCATGGCGGCCAGGTCCTCGCGGGCCACGCCTGCCGTCATGGCACCCAATTCCATGGAACAGGAAATCATGGCTGCGGTTTTGCCGAGATGGATGGCACGCAGTTCTTCCAGCGTGGCCTCGCTCCCGCGGCCCTCCGCTTGCAGGTCGAGCACCTGGCCGCCGATGAGTTTTCGGCTCCCGGCGGTCACGGCGAAGGTCCGCAAGAGGTCGGCATGGGTGTAGCCTCCCCCCACCGGACTGCGCCCGATCAGCTCGAAGGCGAGGGCTTGCAGGGCATCGCCTGCCAGGATCCCGATGGCCTCTCCAAACACCTTGTGACAGGTGGGGTGCCCTCGTCGAAAGTCGTCGTCATCCATGGCGGGCAGGTCATCGTGAATGAGAGAGTAGGTGTGCAGGCATTCCATGGCGCAAGCGGCCGGCAGGGCGTCTTCGGCTCGCCCGCCACAGGCCTCGGCCGCGGCCAGCGTCAAAAGAGGCCGCAGGCGCTTTCCGCCTGCGAAGACGCTGTGTCGCATAGCCTCGTGGATGGTGCGGGGCTCGGTCGTGGCCTCGGGAAGGGCTTGGGTGAGGGCGGTTTCCACGGCGGCGCGGGACCGCTCCAGCCAGAGGGGAAGATCGAAGTCAGACATGCGCGGGGGAGGAGAAAGGGCGCTAGCCTTCAGGCAGCAGCAGTTCGGCGATTTGCACGGCGTTGAGGGCGGCCCCCTTGCGCACTTGGTCGCCCACGACCCAGAGGCTGAGGCCGTTTTCAAAGACCAGATCGCTGCGAATGCGACCGACCTGACAGGCGTCCCGGCCGGTGGTGTCGAGTGGGGTGGGGAAAAGAGCCTTTTCGCGATCGTCCACCACTTCGATGCCCTTGGCTGCCCGAAGGGCCTCCCGCGCGCCCTCGACGGTCACGGGTCGTTTGAAATCAGCCGTGACCGAGATGGCGTGCGAACGGTGCACCGGGACGCGCACGCAAGTGACGGAAGCTCGAAAGAGAGAATGGTGCAGAATCTTCCGCCCTTCGTTTTGCATCTTCATTTCCTCTTTGGTGTAGCCGTTCTCCGTCAGGCTCTCGACCAAGGGAATGACGTTGGAAACAATTTGCCGGGGGTAGACGGAGGGGACGATGGCTTGGTTCTGGGCGAGGGCCACAATTTGGGATTCCAACTCCGCGATGCCCTTGGCTCCGCTCCCGGAGACGGCTTGGTAGCTGGAAGCGATGACTTGCTTGACCCCGAAAGCCCGGTGGAGAGGCGCCAAGGCCATGAGCGTCACGATGGTGGTGCAGTTGG from Verrucomicrobiota bacterium includes:
- a CDS encoding polyprenyl synthetase family protein, which codes for MSDFDLPLWLERSRAAVETALTQALPEATTEPRTIHEAMRHSVFAGGKRLRPLLTLAAAEACGGRAEDALPAACAMECLHTYSLIHDDLPAMDDDDFRRGHPTCHKVFGEAIGILAGDALQALAFELIGRSPVGGGYTHADLLRTFAVTAGSRKLIGGQVLDLQAEGRGSEATLEELRAIHLGKTAAMISCSMELGAMTAGVAREDLAAMARFGTTVGLAFQVIDDILDVTQSTEELGKTAGKDSAANKATYPAVLGLENSQNEAERLTREATEALAHFDGRAAALRALAHHLLRRRS
- a CDS encoding aspartate-semialdehyde dehydrogenase, which encodes MNATPHIAIAGATGAVGEEMLQCLAERDFPLRKLTLLASARSAGKTLSFRGESIEIQELTRKSFSEVDIALFSAGGEISREFAPAAAEAGAVVIDNSSAFRMQEDVPLVIPEVNPEDALQHPRGLIANPNCTTIVTLMALAPLHRAFGVKQVIASSYQAVSGSGAKGIAELESQIVALAQNQAIVPSVYPRQIVSNVIPLVESLTENGYTKEEMKMQNEGRKILHHSLFRASVTCVRVPVHRSHAISVTADFKRPVTVEGAREALRAAKGIEVVDDREKALFPTPLDTTGRDACQVGRIRSDLVFENGLSLWVVGDQVRKGAALNAVQIAELLLPEG